The Salinicoccus roseus genome window below encodes:
- a CDS encoding F510_1955 family glycosylhydrolase gives MVSRKLVINAMIVSAIFLAGCSSDGASEFEEAFNGEIEHVHGMGYAGGNDGLYLATHGGLKIFRDGGWHETTRNYNDYMGFNAVDEGFYTSGHPGGDSDIPNPFGIQRSFDGGRTLEHIQFEGETDYHAMAVGYDSHDIFLLNPQPNSALGQGFYKSNDDGENWEQADAEGLQGGVLSLAIHPSDSNFVAAATSTGIYLSEDGGNQFKALTDSSQVGTTVYFYGDDLYYAINNENIELHRRNVKNDEEAIIDTPELKNDGIAYIARNRQNEKELAIYTVNGDVYVSDAGSTAWEKVLDEGQTR, from the coding sequence ATGGTATCAAGGAAGTTAGTGATTAATGCAATGATAGTATCAGCGATATTTCTAGCGGGATGCAGTAGCGACGGAGCAAGTGAATTCGAAGAAGCCTTTAACGGCGAAATAGAACATGTGCATGGAATGGGGTATGCTGGTGGGAATGATGGATTATATCTGGCGACCCATGGCGGCTTGAAAATATTTCGTGACGGGGGATGGCATGAAACCACCAGGAACTACAATGATTATATGGGATTCAATGCTGTAGATGAAGGGTTTTATACTTCCGGGCATCCAGGTGGAGATTCCGATATTCCCAACCCTTTTGGTATTCAACGTAGTTTTGATGGCGGCAGGACACTTGAACATATCCAATTCGAGGGAGAAACGGATTACCATGCCATGGCGGTAGGATACGACAGCCATGATATTTTTCTGTTGAATCCTCAACCGAATTCAGCGCTGGGCCAAGGATTTTATAAAAGTAATGATGATGGAGAAAATTGGGAGCAAGCAGATGCGGAGGGCCTTCAGGGGGGTGTATTATCATTGGCAATCCATCCGTCAGATTCCAACTTTGTCGCAGCAGCGACTTCCACCGGCATCTATTTGTCAGAGGATGGTGGAAATCAGTTTAAAGCATTAACAGATTCAAGCCAGGTAGGAACGACCGTATATTTCTATGGGGACGACTTATATTATGCGATAAATAACGAAAATATTGAACTCCACAGAAGAAATGTTAAAAATGACGAAGAAGCCATCATTGATACACCGGAATTAAAAAATGATGGCATTGCATATATTGCCCGAAACCGACAGAATGAAAAAGAACTGGCCATCTATACCGTAAACGGCGATGTATATGTCTCTGATGCCGGGTCAACTGCATGGGAGAAAGTTTTAGATGAGGGTCAAACCAGGTAA
- a CDS encoding YdhK family protein, with product MNGLTKEELKERLHHYNMQSESHSEDHMNMQSEPHSGGHMNHSAGEMSSSGEVPEDLKEAENPTYEVGSQAIIEADHMRGMYGAEATISGAFDTTVYSVSYTPTNGGEPVEDHKWVIHEELENPGEAPLEPGDEEVMNATHMEGMEGATATIDSAEQTTVYMVDFVTTDTGEEVQNHKWVIESELAPVE from the coding sequence ATCAATGGTCTGACAAAGGAAGAGCTGAAAGAAAGACTGCACCATTATAATATGCAGTCCGAATCCCATTCTGAGGACCACATGAATATGCAGTCTGAGCCACATTCCGGTGGACATATGAACCATTCCGCTGGGGAAATGTCGAGTTCTGGTGAAGTGCCTGAAGATTTGAAAGAAGCAGAAAATCCTACATACGAAGTAGGGAGCCAAGCAATTATTGAAGCCGATCACATGCGAGGTATGTATGGCGCTGAAGCCACCATCTCCGGAGCCTTTGATACAACGGTTTATTCCGTATCGTATACACCAACAAATGGTGGAGAACCAGTAGAAGATCATAAATGGGTCATCCACGAAGAATTGGAAAATCCGGGTGAAGCCCCCTTAGAACCAGGGGATGAGGAAGTAATGAATGCCACGCATATGGAAGGTATGGAAGGTGCCACTGCTACGATTGATTCAGCTGAACAGACAACAGTTTACATGGTAGACTTTGTCACAACAGATACTGGAGAAGAAGTACAAAATCATAAATGGGTAATTGAAAGCGAATTGGCGCCTGTTGAATAA
- a CDS encoding copper-translocating P-type ATPase, which translates to MVTEFRNKFFVVLIFTIPILLLSPMIQDFMGVDWRFTGDIYILAALSTFVYFYGGWPFLKGAFDELKNREPGMMTLIAMAISIAFFYSLAVVFGFNGEQLFWELATLVLIMLLGHWIEMRSINNASKALESLASLMPNTANRIAENGETEEVQVDAIKAGDLLLVKPGEKMPLDGKIVKGKSQIDESMLTGESVPVTKSVNDEVIGGSINREGSLTIEVEKLMDESYLNQVIEMVKESQKTKSKTQDITNQAAKWLFYIALAAGIITFIVWISIGATVDTAIQRTVTVMVITCPHALGLAAPLVISVSTALSAKHGLLIRKRPQFERARNIDAVIFDKTGTLTEGKFGVTDVQTFSDMDENKILSYAATVENDSEHPIATGIINEAKKRKLKLHEMTHFNSITGVGIEGTIDNRNIKVVSPGYISEQGISFDDQNFNKWSEQGKTVVFLIIDEELSGAIALADKIKESSKQTVEQLHKRNIKAIMLTGDNRKVANYVAEQIGIDEVYAEVLPDQKAEKVTEIQKRGLVVAMTGDGINDAPALTKADVGIAVGAGTDIAMDSADIVLVDSNPKDILAIFSLSKRTFNKLVQNLIWATGYNIFAIPLAAGVLAPWGIVLSPAVGAILMSLSTIIVAINAQLLHRFEMD; encoded by the coding sequence ATGGTGACGGAATTCCGGAATAAGTTTTTTGTTGTTTTAATATTCACCATTCCGATCCTTCTCCTGTCTCCAATGATTCAGGATTTTATGGGCGTCGACTGGCGCTTTACAGGGGATATCTATATCCTAGCTGCCCTGTCCACATTCGTTTATTTCTATGGCGGCTGGCCTTTCCTCAAGGGTGCTTTTGATGAACTGAAAAACAGAGAACCCGGGATGATGACACTGATTGCCATGGCCATCTCCATCGCATTCTTCTACAGCCTAGCTGTCGTATTTGGGTTTAACGGGGAGCAGCTTTTCTGGGAACTGGCAACCCTGGTACTGATCATGCTTCTGGGCCACTGGATTGAAATGCGATCGATCAATAATGCATCCAAAGCTCTGGAGTCACTTGCATCCCTGATGCCGAACACAGCAAATCGTATTGCTGAGAATGGTGAGACGGAAGAAGTGCAGGTTGATGCTATCAAAGCAGGGGATCTGCTCTTGGTCAAACCGGGAGAAAAGATGCCATTGGATGGAAAGATCGTTAAAGGAAAATCCCAAATCGATGAATCCATGCTGACAGGTGAGTCCGTTCCCGTAACCAAATCTGTTAATGACGAGGTCATCGGTGGATCGATCAATAGGGAAGGCTCACTTACAATAGAAGTAGAAAAACTGATGGATGAGTCCTACTTGAACCAGGTCATCGAAATGGTCAAAGAATCCCAGAAGACAAAATCCAAAACGCAGGACATCACGAATCAGGCGGCCAAATGGCTGTTTTATATCGCTTTGGCTGCTGGTATTATCACCTTTATTGTTTGGATAAGTATCGGAGCCACTGTAGATACGGCCATACAAAGAACAGTGACCGTCATGGTTATCACCTGCCCGCATGCTTTAGGTCTCGCAGCGCCCCTGGTCATCTCTGTTTCTACTGCTTTATCTGCGAAGCATGGTCTGTTGATTCGCAAACGTCCTCAGTTCGAACGGGCCCGGAATATTGATGCGGTAATTTTCGATAAAACTGGTACGTTAACTGAAGGTAAATTTGGAGTAACAGACGTGCAAACTTTCAGTGATATGGACGAAAATAAGATACTAAGCTATGCAGCGACAGTAGAGAATGACTCTGAGCATCCCATTGCTACGGGAATAATCAATGAAGCAAAGAAAAGGAAACTGAAACTGCATGAAATGACACATTTCAATTCTATTACTGGCGTGGGAATTGAAGGGACAATTGATAACAGGAATATCAAAGTTGTAAGTCCCGGGTATATCAGTGAACAAGGTATCAGCTTTGACGATCAGAATTTCAACAAATGGTCCGAACAGGGTAAGACGGTTGTGTTCCTGATCATTGATGAAGAACTGTCAGGCGCCATCGCATTGGCAGATAAAATCAAAGAGAGCTCAAAACAGACGGTTGAACAATTGCACAAGCGAAATATCAAGGCCATCATGCTCACTGGAGACAACCGGAAAGTGGCGAATTACGTTGCAGAACAAATCGGGATTGATGAAGTCTATGCAGAAGTTCTGCCGGATCAGAAGGCAGAGAAAGTGACGGAAATTCAAAAGCGTGGTTTAGTGGTTGCAATGACCGGGGACGGTATTAATGATGCGCCGGCCTTGACGAAAGCAGATGTTGGCATTGCGGTAGGGGCAGGGACAGATATCGCTATGGATAGTGCAGATATCGTTCTTGTGGACAGCAATCCGAAAGATATACTGGCCATATTCAGCCTTTCCAAACGGACCTTTAATAAACTGGTTCAGAACTTGATATGGGCAACCGGCTACAACATTTTTGCCATCCCATTGGCTGCAGGCGTTCTGGCGCCTTGGGGCATTGTACTCAGCCCGGCTGTCGGTGCAATACTGATGAGCTTAAGCACCATCATCGTAGCAATCAATGCGCAATTGCTACATCGATTCGAAATGGATTAA
- a CDS encoding redoxin domain-containing protein — MTLWFNLTSDTKALQVGDESIDFQLETLNGDSIQLSDINSEKGVILNFWGTWCKPCREEMPDMNRIYNEGHEDYEIIAVNVSEDEQQINQFLSSSCELYPLGV; from the coding sequence GTGACCTTATGGTTCAACTTAACTTCTGATACAAAAGCCTTACAAGTAGGCGATGAATCAATTGATTTTCAATTGGAGACGTTAAATGGTGATTCAATACAATTATCGGATATCAATTCAGAAAAAGGTGTTATTTTGAATTTCTGGGGGACTTGGTGTAAGCCGTGTCGTGAAGAAATGCCTGATATGAACCGAATTTATAATGAAGGACATGAAGACTATGAAATCATTGCAGTAAATGTTTCTGAGGATGAGCAGCAGATTAATCAGTTCTTATCCAGTAGTTGCGAATTATACCCACTAGGGGTATAA
- a CDS encoding CadD family cadmium resistance transporter, with protein sequence MIVTAFTAAAVYVATGIDYLVILILLFSQIEKSNQIKHIWVGQYIGTVIIIGASLLVALGVANFIPQQWMIGLLGLLPLYLGIKIWIKGEEDEDEDNILSLFSSGRFNQLFITVTFIVLASSADDFSIYIPYFTTLNMMEIVIAIIVFMIMVGVLCLISYRLASLNFVSDKIEKYERWIVPIVFIGLGIYILFENGTFNALFSFLF encoded by the coding sequence ATGATTGTAACGGCATTTACAGCTGCTGCCGTTTATGTAGCGACAGGAATCGACTACCTCGTTATATTGATTCTTCTGTTTTCGCAAATCGAAAAGAGTAATCAAATAAAACATATTTGGGTTGGACAATATATAGGGACAGTCATTATTATAGGCGCAAGTCTTCTGGTCGCATTGGGAGTAGCCAATTTTATTCCTCAACAATGGATGATCGGCCTGCTTGGATTGCTGCCACTTTACCTGGGTATCAAAATATGGATCAAAGGGGAAGAGGACGAAGATGAAGATAACATTCTCTCCCTTTTCTCTTCAGGCAGATTTAATCAATTATTTATAACGGTCACTTTCATTGTACTGGCTTCCAGTGCGGATGATTTTTCTATCTATATACCATACTTTACAACTTTAAATATGATGGAAATCGTTATTGCCATCATTGTTTTCATGATCATGGTTGGTGTTCTATGTCTAATCAGCTATCGATTGGCTTCCTTGAATTTTGTTTCAGATAAAATCGAAAAATATGAACGTTGGATCGTTCCAATCGTCTTTATAGGATTAGGAATTTATATCCTATTTGAAAATGGCACATTCAACGCTCTGTTCTCATTCCTATTTTAA
- a CDS encoding heavy metal translocating P-type ATPase — protein MSDSIAELTKEEKNVYRIQGFSCANCAGKFERNVKKLPEVQDAKVNFGASKISVYGSATVEELEEAGAFENLKVVPEKSSRQAQPEVNKEKNVYRVQGFSCANCAGTFENNVKKLPEVQDAKVNFGASKISVYGSATVEELEEAGAFENLKVVPEKSREESGQDKKEKEVTIPFYKKHSTLLYSLLFIAFGFISMLVNGDDNILTPLLFITSMIVGGASMLKTGLQNLVRFEFDMRTLMTVAVIGGVIIGEWAEVAIVVILFAISEALERFSMDRARQSISSLMDIAPKEALVRRNGQEMTVHVNDIAVGDIMIVKPGQKIAMDGVIVNGYSVINQAAITGESVPVEKSLDDEVFAGTLNEEGLLEVKITKLVEDTTIAKIIHLVEEAQGERAPAQAFVDKFAKYYTPIIMGVAVLVAIVPPLFFGASWSTWVYQGLAVLVVGCPCALVISTPIAIVSAIGNAAKKGILIKGGVYLEEMGGLKAIAFDKTGTLTKGVPVVTDYRLIDNAVDEKEMLAVITALEDRSQHPLASAIIKKADSYNLPYSDIFVEDFSSITGKGIRGKINNEMYYVGSPALFEEIQATNFNDAIKSDVKTLQEQGKTVMVAGTKNTVQAIIAVADEVRESSKAVIQKLHQAGIEKTVMLTGDNHSTASAIGSHVGVTDIQSELLPQDKLDVIKQLKTDYRHVGMVGDGVNDAPALAASTVGIAMGGAGTDTALETADVALMGDDLKKLPFTIKLSRKTLNIIKANIAFAIGIKLIALLLVIPGWLTLWIAILSDMGATLVVAMNGLRLMRVKEDELSLGSSQIIKSTDAEKLELEL, from the coding sequence ATGTCTGATAGCATTGCAGAACTCACTAAGGAAGAGAAAAACGTCTATCGCATCCAGGGGTTTTCTTGTGCGAATTGTGCAGGGAAATTTGAGCGCAATGTGAAGAAACTACCTGAAGTTCAAGATGCGAAGGTGAATTTTGGCGCATCAAAAATTTCTGTATATGGTTCTGCAACGGTTGAGGAACTGGAAGAAGCAGGAGCATTTGAAAATCTCAAAGTGGTGCCTGAAAAGTCTAGTCGTCAAGCGCAACCAGAAGTTAATAAAGAAAAAAATGTTTACCGTGTTCAGGGATTTTCCTGTGCAAATTGTGCTGGCACATTTGAGAACAATGTGAAGAAACTGCCTGAAGTTCAAGATGCGAAGGTGAATTTTGGCGCATCAAAAATTTCTGTATATGGTTCTGCAACGGTTGAGGAACTGGAAGAAGCAGGAGCATTTGAAAATCTCAAAGTGGTGCCTGAGAAATCCCGGGAAGAAAGTGGACAAGACAAAAAAGAAAAGGAAGTAACCATTCCATTTTATAAAAAGCACAGCACTCTGCTCTATTCGCTACTATTTATCGCTTTTGGCTTCATTTCAATGTTGGTGAATGGTGATGACAATATTCTTACACCGCTGCTATTCATCACTTCCATGATTGTCGGAGGGGCTTCAATGCTGAAAACGGGTCTCCAGAATTTAGTCCGGTTTGAATTTGATATGCGAACCCTGATGACAGTCGCAGTGATTGGCGGTGTCATCATCGGAGAATGGGCCGAGGTCGCCATTGTTGTCATCTTGTTTGCCATCAGCGAAGCGTTGGAGCGTTTCTCGATGGATCGAGCAAGGCAATCCATCAGTTCATTGATGGATATTGCTCCTAAAGAGGCACTTGTCAGACGCAACGGACAGGAAATGACAGTGCACGTCAATGATATTGCTGTGGGCGATATCATGATTGTTAAGCCTGGACAGAAAATTGCTATGGACGGCGTAATTGTCAATGGTTACTCTGTAATCAACCAGGCAGCAATCACAGGTGAATCAGTGCCGGTTGAAAAATCGCTCGATGATGAAGTATTTGCAGGGACACTGAACGAAGAAGGCTTACTGGAAGTTAAAATCACTAAATTGGTTGAAGATACGACCATTGCCAAAATCATTCATCTGGTGGAAGAAGCACAAGGTGAGCGTGCTCCTGCCCAGGCATTCGTTGATAAATTTGCAAAATATTATACACCCATCATTATGGGTGTCGCAGTGCTGGTTGCGATTGTACCGCCGTTATTTTTCGGTGCCAGTTGGTCTACTTGGGTATACCAGGGGTTAGCGGTCCTCGTTGTAGGTTGTCCATGCGCATTGGTGATTTCCACGCCGATAGCGATTGTTTCAGCAATCGGAAATGCTGCCAAGAAGGGAATCCTTATAAAAGGGGGGGTTTACCTCGAAGAAATGGGTGGATTAAAAGCCATTGCATTTGATAAGACCGGCACACTCACAAAAGGCGTCCCGGTTGTAACCGATTATCGTTTAATCGACAATGCAGTTGATGAAAAGGAAATGCTGGCAGTCATCACAGCATTGGAAGATCGTTCCCAGCATCCATTGGCATCCGCTATTATAAAGAAGGCAGACAGTTATAACCTTCCTTATTCTGATATCTTTGTCGAAGACTTTTCTTCCATTACAGGCAAAGGGATACGGGGTAAAATCAATAATGAAATGTATTATGTTGGCAGTCCGGCATTATTTGAAGAGATACAGGCAACTAATTTCAATGATGCAATTAAAAGTGATGTCAAAACACTTCAAGAACAAGGTAAGACCGTTATGGTTGCAGGAACGAAAAATACAGTTCAGGCAATTATTGCAGTCGCGGATGAAGTCCGCGAATCAAGTAAAGCGGTAATCCAGAAGCTGCATCAGGCAGGCATCGAAAAAACAGTCATGCTTACGGGGGATAATCATAGTACCGCCAGTGCGATTGGTTCACATGTCGGTGTCACAGATATTCAATCTGAATTACTCCCGCAGGATAAACTAGACGTAATCAAGCAACTAAAAACTGATTATCGTCATGTAGGCATGGTCGGTGATGGGGTCAATGATGCGCCAGCATTGGCAGCTTCCACCGTGGGTATCGCTATGGGTGGCGCCGGTACAGATACCGCTCTTGAAACAGCAGATGTCGCCTTAATGGGCGATGACCTGAAGAAACTGCCTTTTACCATCAAGCTCAGCCGCAAAACATTGAACATCATCAAAGCGAATATCGCTTTTGCCATTGGAATCAAACTGATTGCTCTATTGTTGGTCATCCCAGGATGGCTGACACTATGGATTGCGATTCTCTCGGACATGGGTGCCACTTTAGTGGTGGCCATGAATGGTTTGAGGCTTATGCGTGTGAAGGAAGATGAATTAAGCTTGGGTTCTTCCCAGATAATTAAAAGTACTGATGCTGAAAAATTGGAGTTGGAACTATGA
- a CDS encoding ArsR/SmtB family transcription factor, translating to MNKKDTCDIFCYDEEKVNRIQEDLQTVDIFGVSEMLKSIADVNRAKITYALCQDEELCVCDIANILGITVANASHHLRTLYKQGVVTFRKEGKLAFYSLEDQHIKQIMVIALTHRKEVMTNV from the coding sequence ATGAATAAAAAAGATACTTGTGATATTTTTTGTTATGACGAAGAGAAGGTCAATCGAATACAAGAAGATTTACAAACCGTTGATATTTTTGGTGTTTCGGAGATGCTGAAATCCATTGCCGATGTAAACAGAGCAAAAATCACCTATGCCCTGTGTCAGGATGAAGAATTATGTGTCTGTGATATCGCAAATATCCTCGGTATCACTGTAGCCAATGCATCCCACCATCTGCGGACCCTTTATAAGCAAGGGGTGGTCACTTTTAGAAAAGAGGGCAAACTCGCTTTCTATTCACTGGAAGATCAACATATCAAACAGATAATGGTGATTGCATTAACACATAGAAAAGAAGTGATGACCAATGTCTGA
- a CDS encoding multicopper oxidase family protein, translating into MLINSDNHFKKLDMSYQPSSLDTIFRSDDEVKIIENDIESRPLNIPSLLEPTSQTDGQIEYEIRARSGETEIIPGRKTPSRGYNGDLLGPTIKLKKNQQVKIHTGNDMDEVTTYHWHGLIVDEASDGGPQMTIEPDETKTIDFNVDNEAATLWYHPHPHGLTSKQVYEGLGGMIIVEDENTERLKKHLPHEYGVDDIPVVVQDRFLVDGYKLDYDDIKSIDGTGGDTLLLNGTANATFDADGRYLRMRLLNGSNVTNFEFSLQNHTTFYQIATDGGLLNYPIELKHLFLSAGERAEIIIDLEGYKEEEVKLFVNGVTGLTIRRGENKNNADFNPNMSLRTEMLPVIQPHEVAKYPKKLMLMAGTDYRVSINGRKYDPDRIDTTQPLGEYQVWEIVNAKDEMENLIHPYHVHGVQFRILDRDGKIPPRNEQGWKDTVLVNPGETAHILLKFTKPGKFMYHCHILEHEEHGMMGHLEID; encoded by the coding sequence ATGCTGATTAATTCAGACAATCATTTTAAAAAGTTGGATATGAGTTACCAGCCCTCATCGTTAGATACAATATTCCGCAGTGATGATGAAGTTAAAATCATTGAAAATGACATCGAATCACGTCCCTTGAATATCCCTTCTTTACTCGAACCAACCAGCCAGACAGACGGCCAAATAGAATATGAAATCAGAGCCCGGAGCGGAGAAACAGAAATCATCCCCGGACGAAAAACGCCGTCTCGGGGTTATAATGGAGATTTGTTAGGGCCGACGATAAAGCTTAAAAAAAATCAACAGGTCAAGATTCATACCGGCAATGATATGGATGAAGTGACCACCTATCATTGGCATGGTCTCATTGTTGACGAAGCTTCAGATGGCGGACCACAAATGACTATTGAACCTGATGAAACAAAAACAATTGACTTTAATGTTGATAATGAAGCAGCAACATTATGGTATCACCCCCATCCGCACGGTTTGACTTCAAAGCAGGTGTATGAAGGCTTAGGTGGGATGATTATAGTGGAAGATGAAAATACCGAGCGATTGAAAAAACACCTCCCTCATGAGTATGGGGTGGATGATATTCCGGTTGTCGTACAAGATCGTTTCCTGGTTGACGGGTACAAGTTGGATTACGACGACATAAAAAGTATTGATGGTACGGGAGGCGACACATTGTTGCTGAACGGTACAGCAAACGCCACCTTTGATGCTGACGGGCGCTACTTGCGAATGCGTCTGCTTAATGGTTCGAACGTAACAAATTTTGAGTTTTCATTACAAAACCACACTACATTTTATCAAATCGCCACAGACGGTGGCTTGTTAAATTATCCAATTGAACTCAAGCATTTATTTTTGTCTGCAGGTGAACGTGCTGAAATCATTATTGACTTGGAAGGTTATAAGGAAGAAGAAGTTAAATTATTTGTTAACGGAGTGACCGGTTTAACAATCAGACGCGGAGAGAATAAAAACAATGCCGATTTTAATCCGAACATGTCCCTTCGCACAGAGATGCTTCCAGTTATTCAACCACATGAGGTCGCTAAGTATCCAAAGAAATTGATGTTGATGGCCGGAACAGATTATCGTGTATCCATCAATGGCAGGAAATATGACCCTGATAGAATTGACACTACTCAGCCTCTGGGTGAATATCAAGTCTGGGAAATTGTCAACGCCAAGGATGAAATGGAAAATTTAATTCATCCTTACCATGTTCATGGTGTGCAATTTAGAATTTTAGATCGGGATGGTAAGATACCGCCCAGAAATGAACAAGGTTGGAAAGATACAGTGCTGGTTAACCCAGGTGAAACGGCTCATATTTTATTGAAATTTACCAAACCGGGTAAGTTCATGTATCATTGCCATATATTAGAGCATGAAGAACATGGCATGATGGGTCATTTAGAAATTGATTAA
- a CDS encoding heavy-metal-associated domain-containing protein, translated as MQKATIQLETLSCPSCLQKIDNAVKGLDGVEKDSVKVMFNASKVKADFDEAVTTIENIENAIENLGYPVTKSKVKAA; from the coding sequence ATGCAAAAAGCAACCATTCAATTAGAAACCTTATCATGTCCATCATGTCTCCAGAAGATTGATAATGCTGTAAAAGGTTTGGACGGTGTGGAAAAAGACAGCGTCAAAGTCATGTTCAACGCAAGTAAAGTCAAAGCGGATTTTGATGAAGCAGTCACAACAATTGAAAATATAGAAAATGCGATTGAAAACCTGGGTTACCCGGTCACCAAATCAAAAGTAAAAGCTGCTTGA
- a CDS encoding heavy metal translocating P-type ATPase has protein sequence MQRAILDMKNLITLISATLIILGFYGRFGMGNMFVFDLSLIIATVIGITPIAIQAYQALKVKVISIDVLVTIAVVGALLIQNYEESAIVTFLFLFGSYLEQRTLKRTRSAIKELTEMAPESALKQNAAGEFEEVDVDDVDEGDVLLVKTGAKIPVDGTVLTGEGHINEASITGESIPVSKMNGSEVFAGTILENGTIQIEADRVGEDTTFGKIIELVEEAQDSKSEAERFIDRFSKYYTPAVLVLGVIVWLFTNNVELAITVLVLGCPGALVIGVPVSNVAGIGNGARNGVLLKGSEVINDFSKVDTILFDKTGTLTIGNPEVAEKEFYGDDMDEVLGYLASVERESDHPLAKAVLQDIGPTNFSDVDETEVVKGGGIIAKVAGHRVAVGNVALMEKENIELNETVRQDLKRFEENGNSLVLTAVDGVLQVLMGIRDQIRPGVKADLQNLKKLGVKNLVVLSGDNQGTVDAVASELGLTEAYGHMLPEDKSAHLEKLQSEGQIVAFVGDGVNDSPSLALADIGIAMGTGTDVAIETSDVVLVNSDFSRLTHALGLTKSTARNMKQNITIAVGVVLILLAALLFSDWMNMTIGMLVHELSILVVIFNAMRLMIYRPRGKGARANAAER, from the coding sequence ATGCAGAGGGCTATATTAGATATGAAAAACCTGATTACGTTGATTAGTGCAACCTTGATCATACTTGGATTCTATGGTCGATTTGGTATGGGTAACATGTTCGTCTTCGATTTGTCACTCATCATTGCAACTGTCATTGGAATCACACCGATCGCAATTCAAGCTTATCAGGCATTAAAAGTAAAGGTTATCAGTATTGACGTATTGGTCACAATTGCCGTTGTCGGTGCTTTGCTGATTCAAAACTATGAAGAATCCGCAATCGTTACATTCTTATTCTTATTTGGTTCTTATTTAGAACAGCGTACACTCAAACGGACACGATCGGCCATCAAAGAACTAACGGAAATGGCGCCGGAAAGTGCTTTGAAACAAAACGCGGCTGGTGAATTCGAAGAAGTGGACGTTGATGATGTAGATGAAGGTGATGTTTTATTAGTAAAAACTGGTGCGAAAATACCCGTCGATGGCACTGTTTTAACTGGTGAAGGCCATATCAATGAAGCAAGTATCACTGGTGAATCTATTCCAGTGAGTAAAATGAACGGATCAGAAGTATTCGCAGGTACAATTTTGGAAAACGGGACGATTCAAATCGAAGCTGACCGTGTCGGGGAAGATACAACATTCGGTAAGATTATCGAATTGGTGGAAGAAGCACAAGATTCCAAGTCGGAAGCAGAACGCTTTATCGACCGATTCTCCAAATACTATACACCGGCGGTCCTGGTACTGGGTGTCATCGTCTGGTTGTTCACCAATAATGTTGAACTGGCGATTACAGTTCTGGTACTGGGCTGTCCAGGCGCCTTAGTGATCGGGGTCCCTGTCTCCAACGTTGCCGGTATTGGGAATGGTGCCCGTAACGGCGTGCTTTTAAAAGGCAGCGAAGTCATCAACGATTTTAGTAAAGTGGATACAATCCTTTTTGATAAGACAGGTACATTGACCATTGGAAACCCTGAAGTTGCAGAAAAGGAGTTTTACGGAGATGACATGGATGAAGTGCTTGGATATCTGGCCAGTGTAGAGCGGGAATCAGATCACCCTCTGGCAAAAGCCGTGCTGCAGGATATTGGACCAACGAACTTCTCTGATGTAGATGAAACGGAAGTTGTCAAAGGCGGCGGCATCATCGCTAAAGTCGCTGGTCACCGTGTCGCAGTAGGAAATGTCGCTTTGATGGAAAAAGAAAATATTGAGTTGAATGAAACGGTCAGACAAGATCTGAAACGTTTTGAGGAAAACGGGAACTCCCTTGTACTGACTGCAGTGGATGGTGTGTTGCAGGTATTGATGGGGATTCGGGATCAAATTCGACCGGGTGTTAAAGCGGACTTGCAAAACCTGAAAAAGCTTGGTGTTAAAAACCTCGTTGTACTTTCAGGCGATAACCAGGGCACTGTGGATGCCGTTGCCAGCGAACTTGGATTGACAGAAGCCTACGGCCATATGTTGCCGGAAGACAAGTCCGCTCATCTTGAAAAATTACAATCAGAAGGGCAAATAGTGGCATTTGTCGGAGACGGCGTAAACGACAGTCCGTCCTTGGCTCTGGCCGATATCGGTATTGCCATGGGCACCGGCACAGATGTTGCGATAGAAACCTCGGATGTCGTCCTGGTGAACTCTGACTTCAGCCGATTGACTCATGCCTTGGGTCTGACAAAATCGACAGCGAGAAATATGAAGCAGAACATCACCATTGCGGTTGGCGTGGTACTGATCTTGTTGGCCGCCTTGCTGTTCAGTGACTGGATGAACATGACGATTGGCATGCTGGTACATGAATTGAGTATCCTTGTCGTCATATTCAACGCCATGAGATTGATGATTTACCGTCCAAGAGGCAAAGGTGCCAGGGCAAATGCAGCAGAAAGATAA